The region CCTGGTGGAGCAGCTCGGTGGCGAGACCTACCTGTACGGATCGGCTCCGGGCCTGCCGCAGGTGACCGTGCGCCAGGATGGACAGGCCAGGTACGAACGGAACCAGAGGCTCGGCCTGCGCCTCAGGCGTGAATGGCTTCACCTTTTCGACGCGGACGAGAACGCGATCCGCATTCGCTGATACTGCTGAGGAGACCATTTCGATGAAAGCGTTGACCGAGGGTCGCTACCGCGGCCGCGATGGCATCTGGGCAGTGTTCGATCTCGGCTTGGAGACGGAACTGCGGGTCGGGATCCTGGAGCAGGATATCGGCCGGGTCGTCATGAAACGCGACGGCGGCTATCGCCTTGACCGCGGCTGGAGCATCGCGCCCAATGGCCTTGAGCCGTCTTACGAAGGGAGATCAAGGGACTCCACCGAAGGGTTCACGTGCCCTGAAGCGTCCGTGACGGAACAGAGCGGCACGGTCGTGCTCGAAACCCCAGGTCTGACGGCCGTGGTAACCCTGTCCCCTTTCGGCATCGCCTGGCACCGGACCGGCGAAAGCCATCCCTTCCTGCGAGACCGTCCGACGCAGGCCTATTTCGTGTCACGCAAGACTGGCGCCCTTCAGCATGTCATGGCGCGCGATGAGCACGAGCGCCATTATGGCATGGGCGACAAGGCAGGCCCTCTCGATCACACGGGCCGCCGCTTCAAGATCGACGCGGTGGATCCGTGCGGCTTCGACGCGGAATTGAGCGATCCGCTCTATAAGATGATCCCGTTCGTCGTCGTCGACGGCCCGGCGGGTGCGCACGGCGTTTTCTATGACAATCTCGCTATCGGCGAGATGGATCTCGGCTGCACGATCGATAACTACCATGGGCTGTTCCGGTCCTACAGCGCGCAGGATGGTGACCTCGATTTCTATGTCCTCGCGGGCCCCAGTACTCCGGATGTGGTGCGGCGCTTTTCCTGGCTGACGGGCGGCCAGGCCTTCGCGCCGAAATGGACACTGGGCTTCGCCACCACGACGATGACCATCACGGACGCGCCGGATGCCGATGCGAGGATTACGGACTTTATTGAGAAGTGCCGTTACCACCGGATCCCCTGCGACAGCTTTCATTTCGGCTCCGGCTACACGTCCATTGGGCACCGCCGCTATGCGTTCAACTGGAACCGCGATAAGTTTCCCGACCCCGCGGGCACCATGCGCCGGCTGAAGGAAGCCGGTAAGCAGCCGGTCACCAATCTCAAGCCCTGCCTTCTGGATGACCATCCCCGCCTCCATGAGGCGAAGGAGCAGGGAATCCTCGTTATGGATGGCGCGACGGGCCAGCCGGCCGTGGCACAGTTCTGGGACGGCTTGGGCTTCCACGTCGACTTCACGAACCCTGATGGGCGCGCCTGGTGGCGGGATGGAATTCAAACTGCACTGCTCGATTACGGTGTCGTCTCAGTCTGGAACGACAACAACGAATACGAGATCTGGGACGAGGACGCCATATGCAACGGTGATGGGCGTCCATTCCCGCAAGTCTTGGCACGACCGGCGCAACCGCTTCTCATGACGAAGGTCTCCTATGAGACGCAGGCCGCCCACACGCCAGGGAAACGACCCTATGCCATCACACGCGGTGGGGCAGCCGGCCTGTGGCGCTATGCCCAGACGTGGTCCGGCGATAACGAGACGGCTTGGAAGACCCTTCGGTTCAATCTGACCCAAGGGCTCAACATGAGCCTGTCCGGCATGTTCAACATCGGGCATGACGTCGGCGGATTCCACGGACCCAGTCCGAATGCGGAGCTGTTCTGCCGGTTCGTGGAATTCTGCGCTCTCTGGCCACGTATGGTCATGAACTCCTGGAAGGACAGCGGCATCGTTAACCTGCCGTGGATGCACGAGAGTGTCATTCCTCAGGTTCGTGACGCCATGACACTGCGCTACCGGTTGATGCCTTACCTCTACACACAGATGTGGCGGGCCTCACATGAGAACGAGCCAGTCGTGCGTCCGCTGTTTTATGATTTCCCCAATGACCGTGCCGCTCTTGAAGTCCAAGACAGCTTTATGCTCGGGCCAGACATTCTGGTCGCGCCCGTTCTCGAGGAGGGAGCAACGGACCGAGAGATTTATCTGCCTGAGCATGCCGGCGGCTGGTTCGACTTCCACGACGGACGCCACTTCGAAGGTGCGCAGATGATCACGCTCCCAGCGCCCCTCGGACGCCTGCCTGTCTTCGTCCGGTGCGGCGCCATGATCCCAGTCACCCGGCAGACCGACGGGATCGATCCGAGCGCCGACACGCAGCGCGAGTTAATTGTCTTCGGTGCTTCGCAGGACGTCGCCGATGCATGCCTCTACGAGGATGACGGAGATACGTCGGACTGGCAGGGCGACGGCCGGCTGGAGCTTCGCTTCCAGCTGCGGCGAAGCGGGAAGGATCTCGTATTGTCTGTCGATTCTATCGGCTCCTACCGGCCAGCTTTCGACACGGTTTCGGTTCATCCGGTCGCCATCGAAGGGCAGATCCGGGTCGAAACGCCGAAGGGATCCATCAACGTCGTGCCAAGCACACCGGGGTTCAAAGATTGAGAGCGTACCGCATCGATGCTCAAACAGCATGAAGGACGTGATCCATGAGAGAAGCTTGGCGATGGTTCGGCCCCAATGATCCGGTAACGCTGGATGCAGTTCGTCAGGCAGGAGCCACGGATATTGTATCCGCGCTCCATCATGTCCCGCCGGGTGAGGCGTGGTCGCTCAACGATGTTGAGCGCCACCGCGACCTTATCGAGATCACGCCACCTGGGCGCTCGCCGTTGAGGTGGTCGGTGATCGAGAGTATACCGGTCGCAGACGACATCAAGCGGCACGGTGCTGGTGCCAAGCAATCCATCGCAGCTTGGATCGCGAGCCTTGAGGCCGCGGCCCAGGGCGGCCTCAAGATCATCTGCTACAACTTCATGCCCGTGGTGGACTGGACCCGGACGGATCTCGATTGGCCGCTTCCGACCGGCGCCACCGCCCTGCGCTTCGATCAAGATGCTTTTGCCGCCTTCGACCTCTATATTTTGAAACGTCCCGGTGCGCACAGCTCGTACGATCAGGAGGCTCAGGCTCGGGCGAAGATGGCGGCCGATGCGCTGGACGATGCTGCTGTCGAGCGGCTGACGAAAACCATCGCAGCGGGCCTGCCGGGATCTACGACCGACGCCCTGGGCCTAGGGGCGTTTCGCGACCGGCTCTCCGCTTATGAAGGCATCGACGCTGCGAAGCTGCGCCAGCACCTGATCGAGTTCTTGGAGCAGGTCACTCCCGTCGCAGAGAGGCTGTCGGTCAAGCTTACACTCCATCCAGACGATCCGCCACGGCCGCTCTTTGGGCTGCCTCGCGTCGCATCGACAGAGGAGGACTATGCGGCTTTATTCGCGGCCGTACCGTCCGAGGCCAATGGTATGTGCTTCTGCACCGGTAGCCTCGGCGTGCGCGCAGATAACGACCTTCCTGCCATGGCCCGCCGCTTCGCATCACGCATTTACTTCGCTCATCTGAGGGCAACGCGACGGGAGCCGGACGGACTGAGCTTTTACGAAGCCGATCACCTTGAAGGCGACGTCGATATGGTTGCAGTCATGGATGCTCTCCTCAAGGAGGACCATCAGCGGACGGACGGCGAGAAGATCCCGTTCCGCCCCGATCATGGGCACCGTATGCTTGATGACCTCTCTTCAAGCCGGCGAGTCAACCCAGGTTATACCGCAATCGGGCGCCTCAAAGGCTTGGCTGAGCTGAGAGGGGTCATAAAGGCTTTGGACTATCAGTATGGTCTAGGATGACGGTGCCGCGGCGGCTGTGATGCGGCCACACAACCGGCGCGAACCTATCCTGTGTAGTGCTTATACGCGCGGCCTCGTTCGTGCCAGGTGCGTTGTGAATGGACGTTCCATGCGCTCCACCGTTCGCCAAGGCAAATACGCGATTGGACCCTTCCGGATGGATACTTTAGGTGCTGCTGAGTATCAGCCAGGTCCCATTCCCACTGGTCCGGGTTCCGGATGGATCGACTGGCCGTATGCGCGTCGGCGCCCTGTTCCAGATCGCGGTTCCGGTGGTCTCGGCAGTATTTGTGATTGGTATCGTGCCTGTCACGGCCCTGATCGTGATCTTACAGGAGCGTGTCGTATCCGGCCAAACCTCCGGCGGCATCAAGGGAAGGATTTTTTATGACACGCCGACCCATCGGGAAGTTGCGGAGCCAGCGCTGGTTCGCCTCCGACGACATGCGTGGCTTCGCGCATCGCCAACGCACCCAGCAGATGGGCCTGCGCCGGGAGGAGTTTCTCGGAAAGCCGGTCGTTGCGATCGTCAACACCTGGAGCGACCTGAGTCCTTGCCACTCGCATCTCCGCGATCGGGCAGAGGCCGTGAAGCGCGGTGTCTGGCAGGCGGGCGGCTATCCGGTGGAGCTGCCGGCCCTGTCGGTCGGAGAGGTGATGGTGAAGCCCACCACCATGCTCTATCGCAACTTTCTCGCGATGGAGGTGGAAGAGCTCCTGCGCTCGCACCCCATCGACGGGGCCGTGCTGCTGGGTGGCTGCGACAAGTCCACGCCAGGCCTCCTCATGGGGGCGATCAGCATGGACATTCCGGTGATCTACTGTCCGGCGGGGCCGATGTCGAACGGGCAATGGCGCGGCCAGAAGACGGGAGCCGGAACCCATACCAAGAAGTATTGGGACGAGCTTCGGGCCGGCAACATCACCCAGGGCGATTGGGTCGATCTGGAGAGCCGGATGACCCGTTCTATCGGCACCTGCAACACCATGGGAACAGCGTCCACCATGACGTCCATCGTGGACGCCATGGGCCTGACGCTTCCGGGCGCGTCATCGATACCAGCGGCCGATAGCGGCCATCCGCGCATGGCCTCGGCCTGCGGCGAGCGCATTGTCGAGATGATCTGGGACGACTGGAAGCCGTCGCGCCTCCTCGACGCGAGAAGCTTCCGCAATGGCTTGGTTACCTACATGGCGCTCGGGGGCTCCACGAACGCCGCCGTGCACCTCATCGCCATGGCGCGCCGGGCTGGTGTCGACCTCACCCTCGACGATATGTCCGACATGGCCGGCAGGGTGCCGGTCTGTGCCAACCTCTTCCCGTCCGGCGAGCACCTGATGGAGGACTTCTACTTCGCGGGCGGGCTTCTGGCACTGCTCAGGAAGCTGGAGCGGCATCTCGACCAGGATGCCATGACCGTGAACGGCAAGACCCTGGGTGAGAACGTCGCCGGAGCCGAGTGCTGGAACGACGATGTCATCCGGGGCGAAGACAATCCGGTCGTGCCGCTTTCGCGCGGCAAGACGCTCGCCGTTCTGCGCGGCAACCTCGCCCCGAACGGCGCGGTCATGAAATCCTCGACAGCGAGCCCGAAATTCCTCAAGCATGTCGGGCCGGCGCTCGTCTTCGACAGCCCCGCCGAAATGAACCGGACCATCGACGATCCCGACCTCGACATCACGGAGGACACGGTCATCGTGCTGCGCAATGCCGGTCCTGTCGGGGCGCCGGGCATGCCGGAATGGGGCAACCTCCCGATCCCGAAGAAGCTCCTGAAGCAGGGCGTGCGCGATATGGTCCGCATCTGCGACGGGCGTATGAGCGGCACCCATTACGGCACCTGCATTCTGCACGTGGCACCCGAAGCGGCTGTGGGCGGTCCCCTCGGGCTTCTCCGGACGGGCGACCTCGTGGAGCTCGATGTGGAGGCCGGACGCCTCGACATGAAGGTCGACAAGGCCGAGCTGGAGCGCCGTCGCGCCGAATGGAAGCCAACCGCGCACGTCTATGGGCGATCCTTCGCGGCGCTCTATCAGCGCCATGTCTCGCAGGCTGATGAAGGCTGCGACTTCGATTTCCTCAGCACGCCCGGCCCTGTGGTCGAGCCGTCAATCTTCTAGGTGCTCGTCATGATCGACATTGAGAACCGCTTCAAAGGTTGGCTGCAGGGCGACGGGCCGCGCCCGCCGCTCGGCACCTGGCTCATGGCAGCAGCGCCCGCGACCGCCGAGGCGATGGGCTACAGCGGCTTCGACTTCCTCGTCGTCGACATGGAGCACGTGCCGATCGAAGTGTCGGATCTGGCCCATATCCTACGTGCCATCGGCTGCACGCCGGCCGATGCGGTCGTGCGGCTCGCCTGGAACGATCAGGTGCTCGTGAAGCGGGTGCTCGATGCCGGCGCCCAGACGATCATGGTTCCCTTCGTCCAGACGGCGGAGGAGGCCCGGCAAGCCGTCTCATTTGCGAAATATCCGCCCGAAGGTGTCCGCGGTGTCGCCGCGGTGCATCGCGGCTCACGGTTCGGCCGCGTTGCGGACTATCTCAAGCGCGCCAATGATCAGGTGGCAGTGATCGTACAACTGGAGACGCCGGAAGCTGTCGAGCGGCTGCCGGAAATCGCGGCCGTTCCTGGCATCGACGCATTGTTCGTCGGGCCCGGCGACCTCGCCGCCGCCATGGGGCATATCGGCAATATCGCGCATCCTGACGTTCAGGCGCTGATCGAGAAGGCGGCCGGGATGGCGGGTGACGCCGGCAAGCCGGTCGGCATCGTCGGCCCCAACCCGGACATGGTGCGCCGCTTCATCGGTTATGGATACAGCTATGTGGCGGTGGCATCCGACATCGCCATGATGACGAGCCGCGCCTCCGAGTGGCTCGGCGCCTTGCGCGATCAACCGGCCCCGCCGGATGCTCCAGCCGCAGCCTATTGAGGTTCATTGGGATGTCCCTCTCCGTCGCCCTCGATGTCCGCGCAGAGTTGGGCGAGTGCCCGATCTGGGACGCAGACGAACAGGCGCTGTTCTTCGTCGACATCAAGGGCAGGGCGCTCCATCGCTACAGGCCCGACTCGGGTGAGCATGCCGTCATGACGATGCCGGATGAGATCGGCTGCATCGGTCTGAGGAAGGATGGCAGCTTCATCGCGGGATTCCGTTCGGGCGTGTGGCTACCGGATTCCCAAGGAAATCGTGAGACGAAGCTGGCCGACAACCCGGAGGACCAGCGCACCAGCCGCTTCAATGACGGCCGCGTCGATCTGGCAGGCCGTTTCCTGGTGGGCACCATCGACGAGCCGAAGGATGGCGGTAAGGCGCATCTCTATCGCTACGACCGGCGAGGTCTCGTCACGCTCGCAAGTGGCCTGCTCACGTCGAATGGCGTCGCCTTCTCGCCGGACGGGCGCATGCTCTATCACTCCGATACGCCGACCTTCACGGTCTGGCGCTATGCCTACGATCCGGCACGCGGAGAGGCCACGGACAAGACCTTGTTCGCCCGTCTTGAACCCGCCAAAACCCACCAAGGGCGCCCGGACGGTGCGGCGGTGGATGCGGAAGGCTGCTACTGGACGGCCCTATTCGAGGGCGGACGGATCCAACGCTACGCGTCCGATGGACGTTTGCTGGCGGAATATCCTGTTCCGGCTCGGTGCCCCACCATGGTCTGCTTCGGGGGCGCCGACCTGAAGACCCTTTATGTAACGTCTGCCCGCACAGGCCGCTCCGGCGATGAGCTGACAGCCTTTCCGCACTCGGGAAGCCTTTTTTCCATGCGGGTTGACGTTCCGGGACTCCCCGAAAGC is a window of Microvirga ossetica DNA encoding:
- a CDS encoding HpcH/HpaI aldolase family protein codes for the protein MIDIENRFKGWLQGDGPRPPLGTWLMAAAPATAEAMGYSGFDFLVVDMEHVPIEVSDLAHILRAIGCTPADAVVRLAWNDQVLVKRVLDAGAQTIMVPFVQTAEEARQAVSFAKYPPEGVRGVAAVHRGSRFGRVADYLKRANDQVAVIVQLETPEAVERLPEIAAVPGIDALFVGPGDLAAAMGHIGNIAHPDVQALIEKAAGMAGDAGKPVGIVGPNPDMVRRFIGYGYSYVAVASDIAMMTSRASEWLGALRDQPAPPDAPAAAY
- a CDS encoding SMP-30/gluconolactonase/LRE family protein, translating into MSLSVALDVRAELGECPIWDADEQALFFVDIKGRALHRYRPDSGEHAVMTMPDEIGCIGLRKDGSFIAGFRSGVWLPDSQGNRETKLADNPEDQRTSRFNDGRVDLAGRFLVGTIDEPKDGGKAHLYRYDRRGLVTLASGLLTSNGVAFSPDGRMLYHSDTPTFTVWRYAYDPARGEATDKTLFARLEPAKTHQGRPDGAAVDAEGCYWTALFEGGRIQRYASDGRLLAEYPVPARCPTMVCFGGADLKTLYVTSARTGRSGDELTAFPHSGSLFSMRVDVPGLPESRFDPSV
- a CDS encoding TIM-barrel domain-containing protein — protein: MKALTEGRYRGRDGIWAVFDLGLETELRVGILEQDIGRVVMKRDGGYRLDRGWSIAPNGLEPSYEGRSRDSTEGFTCPEASVTEQSGTVVLETPGLTAVVTLSPFGIAWHRTGESHPFLRDRPTQAYFVSRKTGALQHVMARDEHERHYGMGDKAGPLDHTGRRFKIDAVDPCGFDAELSDPLYKMIPFVVVDGPAGAHGVFYDNLAIGEMDLGCTIDNYHGLFRSYSAQDGDLDFYVLAGPSTPDVVRRFSWLTGGQAFAPKWTLGFATTTMTITDAPDADARITDFIEKCRYHRIPCDSFHFGSGYTSIGHRRYAFNWNRDKFPDPAGTMRRLKEAGKQPVTNLKPCLLDDHPRLHEAKEQGILVMDGATGQPAVAQFWDGLGFHVDFTNPDGRAWWRDGIQTALLDYGVVSVWNDNNEYEIWDEDAICNGDGRPFPQVLARPAQPLLMTKVSYETQAAHTPGKRPYAITRGGAAGLWRYAQTWSGDNETAWKTLRFNLTQGLNMSLSGMFNIGHDVGGFHGPSPNAELFCRFVEFCALWPRMVMNSWKDSGIVNLPWMHESVIPQVRDAMTLRYRLMPYLYTQMWRASHENEPVVRPLFYDFPNDRAALEVQDSFMLGPDILVAPVLEEGATDREIYLPEHAGGWFDFHDGRHFEGAQMITLPAPLGRLPVFVRCGAMIPVTRQTDGIDPSADTQRELIVFGASQDVADACLYEDDGDTSDWQGDGRLELRFQLRRSGKDLVLSVDSIGSYRPAFDTVSVHPVAIEGQIRVETPKGSINVVPSTPGFKD
- the araD gene encoding L-arabinonate dehydratase, with amino-acid sequence MTRRPIGKLRSQRWFASDDMRGFAHRQRTQQMGLRREEFLGKPVVAIVNTWSDLSPCHSHLRDRAEAVKRGVWQAGGYPVELPALSVGEVMVKPTTMLYRNFLAMEVEELLRSHPIDGAVLLGGCDKSTPGLLMGAISMDIPVIYCPAGPMSNGQWRGQKTGAGTHTKKYWDELRAGNITQGDWVDLESRMTRSIGTCNTMGTASTMTSIVDAMGLTLPGASSIPAADSGHPRMASACGERIVEMIWDDWKPSRLLDARSFRNGLVTYMALGGSTNAAVHLIAMARRAGVDLTLDDMSDMAGRVPVCANLFPSGEHLMEDFYFAGGLLALLRKLERHLDQDAMTVNGKTLGENVAGAECWNDDVIRGEDNPVVPLSRGKTLAVLRGNLAPNGAVMKSSTASPKFLKHVGPALVFDSPAEMNRTIDDPDLDITEDTVIVLRNAGPVGAPGMPEWGNLPIPKKLLKQGVRDMVRICDGRMSGTHYGTCILHVAPEAAVGGPLGLLRTGDLVELDVEAGRLDMKVDKAELERRRAEWKPTAHVYGRSFAALYQRHVSQADEGCDFDFLSTPGPVVEPSIF
- the uxuA gene encoding mannonate dehydratase, whose product is MREAWRWFGPNDPVTLDAVRQAGATDIVSALHHVPPGEAWSLNDVERHRDLIEITPPGRSPLRWSVIESIPVADDIKRHGAGAKQSIAAWIASLEAAAQGGLKIICYNFMPVVDWTRTDLDWPLPTGATALRFDQDAFAAFDLYILKRPGAHSSYDQEAQARAKMAADALDDAAVERLTKTIAAGLPGSTTDALGLGAFRDRLSAYEGIDAAKLRQHLIEFLEQVTPVAERLSVKLTLHPDDPPRPLFGLPRVASTEEDYAALFAAVPSEANGMCFCTGSLGVRADNDLPAMARRFASRIYFAHLRATRREPDGLSFYEADHLEGDVDMVAVMDALLKEDHQRTDGEKIPFRPDHGHRMLDDLSSSRRVNPGYTAIGRLKGLAELRGVIKALDYQYGLG